From one Mytilus galloprovincialis chromosome 13, xbMytGall1.hap1.1, whole genome shotgun sequence genomic stretch:
- the LOC143056662 gene encoding uncharacterized protein LOC143056662: MDNRTPLIPEVNRDVLKLTEAEIDNMKYSYSILIARILSTLDQFKWMSTVVPVHINHGYSAGMSQKSQVFQLPIQHKNEAKYEDILDIMDSYEKLLQKTFQESHGTVEMLDEFGVIASGDQLTKVRFEGAKKLRLMSPTTSGRLDHLRPVVIELWHLKQDYLEKTFKALYKMDSIDKLGTLAFWRNRLKKTDVNGKVKGHFNSHSEFFKLIVRELIREQAFELFNINIENTTAYPQNISKASRLTKENKMMELSGEILHKFDVMRTGVPSESNDELFNYSTNLTIRGLHYLQMEDTVKEGDISRIIPNLKVCIPIFYAHSCLSKYLFECVDYITKVTCFLSPLEKLRVLEGSMVNLRGGQGNNIEADLVQEHSVRNQKELIRGLGANKTETAISAVTAAAPVISQICRNFDAEHNIAKKASRHSKIISTEDIKVVRESLRKMRPFSNTNDRKCSFPNLPCQPSANVDRIKMDIDLNVMLGRVGRGYIPVVNEEDADIGTDDEEDDDEIPDIPL; encoded by the exons ATGGACAACAGAACCCCTTTAATTCCTGAAGTTAATAGAGATGTTTTAAAACTAACAGAAGCAGAAATTGACAACATGAAATATTCATATTCAATATTG ATTGCAAGAATTTTGAGTACATTGGATCAATTTAAATGGATGTCAACAGTAGTACCAGTACACATAAACCATGGCTATAGTGCTGGAATGTCCCAAAAAAGCCAAGTGTTCCAGTTACCGATCCAACACAAAAATGAGGCCAAATATGAAGATATTCTTGATATCATGGATTCTTATGAGAAACTACTGCAAAAAACATTTCAGGAATCCCATG GAACAGTTGAAATGTTAGATGAATTTGGAGTTATTGCATCTGGTGACCAACTAACCAAAGTCAGATTTGAAGGCGCAAAAAAACTACGTCTCATGTCTCCAACAACATCGGGAAGACTTGACCATTTGAGACCAGTTGTTATTGAGCTGTGGCATCTTAAGCAAGATTACTTAGAA AAAACTTTTAAAGCACTTTACAAAATGGATTCCATAGACAAGTTAGGTACCTTGGCATTTTGGAGAAACAGACTGAAGAAGACTGATGTAAATGGCAAGGTGAAGGGTCACTTCAATTCCCACAGcgaattttttaaacttatagtAAGGGAGCTTATTCGAGAACAGGCATTTGAACTCTTTAATATTAATATCGAAAACACTACAGCTTATCCACAAAATATCAGCAAGGCAAGCAGACTtaccaaagaaaacaaaatgatggAATTATCAGGTGAAATACTTCATAAATTTGATGTTATGCGTACAGGGGTACCTTCAGAAAGCAATGACGAATTATTTAATTACAGTACAAATTTAACAATTAGGGGATTACACTACCTACAAATGGAGGACACTGTAAAAGAAGGTGACATTTCTAGAATCATTCCAAACCTGAAAGTGTGCATTCCAATTTTTTATGCACATTCTTGCCTTTCAAAATACTTATTTGAATGTGTAGATTACATTACTAAGGTAACCTGTTTTCTTTCTCCTTTGGAAAAACTTAGAGTGTTGGAAGGCAGTATGGTGAATTTGAGAGGTGGACAAGGCAATAACATCGAGGCCGATTTGGTACAGGAGCATTCCGTAAGGAATCAAAAAGAGTTGATCAGGGGTCTGGGCGCCAATAAAACTGAAACAGCTATTTCTGCTGTTACTGCAGCAGCACCAGTTATTTCACAAATATGCAGGAATTTTGATGCTGAACACAACATTGCAAAAAAAGCTTCAAGACACAGTAAAATTATATCTACAGAGGATATCAAAGTTGTTAGAGAAAGTTTGAGAAAAATGAGACCATTTTCAAATACTAATGATAGAAAATGTTCTTTCCCTAATTTACCATGTCAGCCTTCTGCAAATGTAGATAGGATCAAAATGGACATTGACTTGAATGTGATGCTAGGTAGGGTGGGCAGAGGATACATACCTGTAGTTAACGAGGAAGATGCAGACATTGGTACTGATGATGAAGAGGATGATGATGAAATTCCAGATATTCCTCTTTGA